A region of Liolophura sinensis isolate JHLJ2023 chromosome 8, CUHK_Ljap_v2, whole genome shotgun sequence DNA encodes the following proteins:
- the LOC135472968 gene encoding uncharacterized protein LOC135472968 isoform X1: MKCKPYKPSCCTCFFLYATAGICIYIWSYLSLRQTTTVTRPAVISHLAKIIRRVNLNSTLGVPDYTETYQLNFKNIIKTSAIPFQSVSIADQINVSTVEGRSSDATKTTLKGTFTTTERRKGTSTGLATLGMQEPLEITENFTNLSKSILLKPSTRQNLKSTEKQQLSLTSLKAFGVSATVKVDNYSHTVSDTDKPGINSVAAVSASSITLSVKNVSNIDVSTSTVSSINNTKSPRTESVSNGEFGNHSDSTVGIIGTTVTADTSKIPTEIAPTTAALPSAVSLDDSKGESTELGSSSKGQEGKYPDMDFKTITSTTVPANTNPIATDDILTTTASAFTVSSNVRTDVSPTRDMTIRRSDNRLTTTRNDNVISHKNVSNTHQVYLCVNPSGRLGNLMFQFASLVGTARLHNMTPAISEGNPLKRIFNMSITELNSTIASAFPRVGDKKTCAFDPISADFSSNLTLSGFFQSWRYFSNVSSELREQFTFKVDIVKRARSALEASLYSQHRNFSLEKHDICRCSRQTWGYSRIWKNKIWLCCWKQILSFPGYKLLYKQI; encoded by the exons ATGAAGTGTAAACCCTATAAGCCATCGTGTTGcacctgtttttttctttacgcCACAG CAGGCATTTGCATTTACATATGGTCATACCTATCATTACGTCAGACAACAACAGTGACGCGACCAGCAGTAATCTCTCATCTGGCCAAGATTATACGCAGAGTTAATCTCAATTCAACACTCGGTGTTCCTGATTATACGGAAACCTATCAGCTAAATTTcaaaaacatcattaaaaccAGTGCTATCCCATTTCAAAGTGTCAGCATCGCAGATCAAATAAATGTGTCTACTGTTGAGGGGAGATCATCAGATGCAACCAAAACAACATTGAAGGGTACATTCACAACGACAGAACGCAGGAAAGGTACAAGCACCGGTTTAGCCACTCTGGGTATGCAAGAACCGTTAGAGATCACTGAAAACTTTACAAACTTGAGCAAATCTATTTTATTGAAGCCCAGCACAAGGCAGAATTTGAAGTCGACTGAAAAACAACAATTATCTCTCACCTCTTTGAAAGCCTTTGGCGTTTCAGCAACGGTAAAGGTAGACAATTACAGTCACACTGTTTCTGATACGGATAAACCTGGAATTAACTCCGTAGCTGCTGTCTCTGCTAGCAGTATTACTTTATCTGTGAAAAATGTTTCCAATATAGACGTCTCAACTTCCACGGTATCTTCTATTAACAACACAAAATCCCCAAGAACAGAATCGGTGTCAAACGGAGAATTTGGTAATCACTCAGACTCGACCGTTGGGATAATTGGTACCACAGTCACTGCTGACACTAGCAAAATACCCACGGAAATTGCTCCAACTACAGCCGCCTTGCCTTCCGCCGTTTCCTTGGATGACAGCAAGGGAGAATCAACAGAGCTAGGAAGTTCGTCAAAGGGACAAGAAGGCAAATATCCAGATATGGACTTCAAGACAATCACCAGTACTACAGTCCCCGCGAATACCAACCCCATAGCCACTGACGATATTCTCACTACAACCGCCTCAGCTTTCACGGTGTCCTCAAATGTGAGAACAGATGTGTCACCGACGAGAGATATGACAATCAGACGTTCAGACAACAGATTAACAACCACCCGTAATGACAATGTTATTTCTCACAAGAATGTGTCAAACACACACCAAGTTTACCTCTGCGTGAATCCCAGCGGTCGTTTAGGCAATCTTATGTTTCAATTCGCCTCCTTGGTCGGAACCGCGCGACTTCACAATATGACACCGGCCATTTCTGAAGGCAACCCCTTGAAGAGGATATTTAATATGAGCATCACTGAACTGAACAGCACAATCGCCTCTGCTTTTCCGCGTGTTGGAGACAAAAAGACATGCGCTTTTGATCCCATAAGTGCTGATTTCAGTTCAAACTTGACACTGTCAGGGTTTTTCCAGTCATGGCGATATTTCTCAAACGTCTCCTCGGAACTTCGGGAACAGTTCACATTCAAGGTAGATATTGTTAAGCGTGCTAGATCAGCACTAGAAGCCTCGTTATATTCACAACATCGTAATTTCTCTCTGGAGAAACACGACATTTGTAGGTGTTCACGTCAGACGTGGGGATATTCtagaatctggaaaaataaaatttggctATGCTGTTGGAAGCAAATATTATCTTTTCCAGGCTATAAATTACTTTATAAACAGATATGA
- the LOC135472968 gene encoding uncharacterized protein LOC135472968 isoform X2, translating into MKCKPYKPSCCTCFFLYATGICIYIWSYLSLRQTTTVTRPAVISHLAKIIRRVNLNSTLGVPDYTETYQLNFKNIIKTSAIPFQSVSIADQINVSTVEGRSSDATKTTLKGTFTTTERRKGTSTGLATLGMQEPLEITENFTNLSKSILLKPSTRQNLKSTEKQQLSLTSLKAFGVSATVKVDNYSHTVSDTDKPGINSVAAVSASSITLSVKNVSNIDVSTSTVSSINNTKSPRTESVSNGEFGNHSDSTVGIIGTTVTADTSKIPTEIAPTTAALPSAVSLDDSKGESTELGSSSKGQEGKYPDMDFKTITSTTVPANTNPIATDDILTTTASAFTVSSNVRTDVSPTRDMTIRRSDNRLTTTRNDNVISHKNVSNTHQVYLCVNPSGRLGNLMFQFASLVGTARLHNMTPAISEGNPLKRIFNMSITELNSTIASAFPRVGDKKTCAFDPISADFSSNLTLSGFFQSWRYFSNVSSELREQFTFKVDIVKRARSALEASLYSQHRNFSLEKHDICRCSRQTWGYSRIWKNKIWLCCWKQILSFPGYKLLYKQI; encoded by the exons ATGAAGTGTAAACCCTATAAGCCATCGTGTTGcacctgtttttttctttacgcCACAG GCATTTGCATTTACATATGGTCATACCTATCATTACGTCAGACAACAACAGTGACGCGACCAGCAGTAATCTCTCATCTGGCCAAGATTATACGCAGAGTTAATCTCAATTCAACACTCGGTGTTCCTGATTATACGGAAACCTATCAGCTAAATTTcaaaaacatcattaaaaccAGTGCTATCCCATTTCAAAGTGTCAGCATCGCAGATCAAATAAATGTGTCTACTGTTGAGGGGAGATCATCAGATGCAACCAAAACAACATTGAAGGGTACATTCACAACGACAGAACGCAGGAAAGGTACAAGCACCGGTTTAGCCACTCTGGGTATGCAAGAACCGTTAGAGATCACTGAAAACTTTACAAACTTGAGCAAATCTATTTTATTGAAGCCCAGCACAAGGCAGAATTTGAAGTCGACTGAAAAACAACAATTATCTCTCACCTCTTTGAAAGCCTTTGGCGTTTCAGCAACGGTAAAGGTAGACAATTACAGTCACACTGTTTCTGATACGGATAAACCTGGAATTAACTCCGTAGCTGCTGTCTCTGCTAGCAGTATTACTTTATCTGTGAAAAATGTTTCCAATATAGACGTCTCAACTTCCACGGTATCTTCTATTAACAACACAAAATCCCCAAGAACAGAATCGGTGTCAAACGGAGAATTTGGTAATCACTCAGACTCGACCGTTGGGATAATTGGTACCACAGTCACTGCTGACACTAGCAAAATACCCACGGAAATTGCTCCAACTACAGCCGCCTTGCCTTCCGCCGTTTCCTTGGATGACAGCAAGGGAGAATCAACAGAGCTAGGAAGTTCGTCAAAGGGACAAGAAGGCAAATATCCAGATATGGACTTCAAGACAATCACCAGTACTACAGTCCCCGCGAATACCAACCCCATAGCCACTGACGATATTCTCACTACAACCGCCTCAGCTTTCACGGTGTCCTCAAATGTGAGAACAGATGTGTCACCGACGAGAGATATGACAATCAGACGTTCAGACAACAGATTAACAACCACCCGTAATGACAATGTTATTTCTCACAAGAATGTGTCAAACACACACCAAGTTTACCTCTGCGTGAATCCCAGCGGTCGTTTAGGCAATCTTATGTTTCAATTCGCCTCCTTGGTCGGAACCGCGCGACTTCACAATATGACACCGGCCATTTCTGAAGGCAACCCCTTGAAGAGGATATTTAATATGAGCATCACTGAACTGAACAGCACAATCGCCTCTGCTTTTCCGCGTGTTGGAGACAAAAAGACATGCGCTTTTGATCCCATAAGTGCTGATTTCAGTTCAAACTTGACACTGTCAGGGTTTTTCCAGTCATGGCGATATTTCTCAAACGTCTCCTCGGAACTTCGGGAACAGTTCACATTCAAGGTAGATATTGTTAAGCGTGCTAGATCAGCACTAGAAGCCTCGTTATATTCACAACATCGTAATTTCTCTCTGGAGAAACACGACATTTGTAGGTGTTCACGTCAGACGTGGGGATATTCtagaatctggaaaaataaaatttggctATGCTGTTGGAAGCAAATATTATCTTTTCCAGGCTATAAATTACTTTATAAACAGATATGA